The following are encoded together in the Acidobacteriota bacterium genome:
- the rplC gene encoding 50S ribosomal protein L3, with protein sequence MVTGIIGKKVGMTQLFLEDGTLEPATVIQAGPCIVVQSKNGQTDGYDAVQIGLVESNPIRNANKALTGHHKKANVPPTRVQREVKIAKGAEAPKPGDQVLVSIFNQGERVDVIGTSKGHGFQGVVKRHHFRGGDATHGSMFHRAPGSIGASSYPSRVMPGMRAHGHMGVDRITVRNLKVLKIDQENHLLLVKGAIPGANGGYVVIRKAVAAKPEPQPQLQEKPKKGKK encoded by the coding sequence ATGGTCACCGGAATCATCGGCAAGAAAGTCGGCATGACGCAGCTGTTCCTCGAGGACGGCACGCTCGAACCCGCCACGGTCATCCAGGCGGGTCCCTGCATCGTCGTGCAGAGCAAGAACGGCCAGACCGACGGCTACGACGCCGTGCAGATTGGCCTGGTCGAGAGCAACCCGATCCGCAACGCCAACAAGGCGCTGACCGGTCACCACAAGAAGGCCAACGTGCCGCCGACCCGCGTGCAGCGCGAGGTCAAGATCGCCAAGGGCGCCGAGGCGCCGAAGCCCGGCGACCAGGTGCTGGTCTCGATCTTCAACCAGGGCGAGCGGGTGGACGTGATTGGCACGAGCAAGGGGCACGGCTTCCAGGGCGTGGTGAAGCGTCACCACTTCCGCGGCGGCGATGCCACCCACGGCTCGATGTTCCATCGCGCCCCGGGTTCGATTGGCGCCTCGTCGTACCCCTCACGCGTCATGCCCGGCATGCGCGCGCACGGGCACATGGGCGTGGACCGCATCACCGTCCGCAACCTCAAGGTGCTGAAGATTGACCAGGAGAACCACCTGCTGCTCGTGAAGGGTGCGATTCCCGGCGCCAACGGCGGCTATGTGGTCATCCGCAAGGCCGTGGCCGCGAAGCCCGAGCCGCAGCCGCAGCTGCAAGAGAAGCCGAAAAAGGGCAAAAAGTAA
- a CDS encoding 50S ribosomal protein L23 codes for MKLTEVIRRPLVTEKTTLLRDDGKTIVFEVAKDANKIDVRRAIEKLLGTKVAAVRTSITRGKLKRQGRFVGRRSDWKKAYVTLRAGEKMPDFLEGA; via the coding sequence ATGAAACTTACTGAAGTCATCCGCCGCCCGCTCGTCACCGAGAAGACGACGCTGCTTCGTGACGATGGCAAGACCATCGTGTTCGAAGTGGCCAAGGACGCGAACAAGATCGACGTTCGGCGCGCTATCGAGAAGCTGTTGGGAACCAAGGTCGCCGCGGTGCGCACCTCGATCACCCGCGGCAAGCTGAAGCGCCAGGGCCGTTTTGTCGGCCGCCGTTCCGACTGGAAGAAGGCATACGTCACGCTGCGCGCGGGCGAAAAGATGCCGGACTTCCTCGAAGGCGCATAA
- the rplN gene encoding 50S ribosomal protein L14, with protein sequence MIQMRSILDVADNSGARKISVINPIGGSTGRYAYLGDIVTANVKEAAPEGTVKKGQVVKAVVVRVRKEQRRKDGSYIRFDRNAAVLINDAGEPIGTRVFGPVARELRERRFMKIVSLAPEVL encoded by the coding sequence ATGATCCAGATGCGATCGATCCTCGACGTCGCCGACAACTCCGGCGCGCGCAAGATCTCGGTGATCAACCCGATCGGCGGGTCGACCGGGCGCTATGCCTACCTTGGCGACATCGTCACCGCCAATGTCAAGGAAGCGGCCCCGGAAGGCACCGTCAAGAAGGGCCAGGTCGTCAAGGCCGTGGTGGTGCGGGTCCGCAAGGAACAGCGCCGCAAGGACGGCAGCTACATCCGCTTCGACCGCAACGCGGCGGTGCTGATTAACGACGCGGGCGAGCCGATTGGCACCCGCGTGTTCGGGCCGGTGGCCCGCGAACTGCGCGAGCGCCGGTTCATGAAGATCGTCTCGCTCGCGCCCGAGGTCCTGTAA
- the rplV gene encoding 50S ribosomal protein L22 has translation MVRAEATAKYIRTSAQKAGLVLDLIRGKDVNMALSALQFSRKSVARDVAKVLRSAVANAQQQEAFGGDVARLFVSSCCANNGPSQKRVRPAPMGRAFRIVKRTTHLTVAVTERAQVIKAVGAEGSAKPAAKKSTAAKASKRGKASQPAAAE, from the coding sequence ATGGTTCGCGCAGAGGCCACAGCCAAGTACATCCGCACCTCGGCCCAGAAGGCCGGGCTGGTGCTCGATTTGATCCGCGGCAAGGACGTGAACATGGCGCTGTCGGCGCTGCAGTTCAGCCGCAAGTCGGTGGCGCGCGACGTGGCCAAGGTGCTGCGGTCGGCGGTCGCCAACGCCCAGCAGCAGGAAGCGTTCGGCGGCGATGTCGCCCGGCTATTCGTCTCGAGCTGCTGCGCCAATAACGGCCCCTCGCAAAAGCGCGTGCGTCCCGCCCCGATGGGCCGGGCGTTCCGGATTGTGAAGCGGACCACCCACCTCACGGTGGCAGTGACCGAGCGCGCGCAGGTGATCAAAGCGGTAGGCGCCGAGGGTTCGGCCAAGCCGGCAGCCAAGAAGAGCACGGCGGCCAAGGCGTCAAAGCGCGGCAAGGCATCGCAGCCTGCCGCTGCAGAGTAA
- the rplX gene encoding 50S ribosomal protein L24 — protein sequence MSIRKNDQVVVRAGKDRGKRGRVLSVLPEKNRVIVEGVNLIKRHTRPNPQKNIKGGIVEREAAIHASNVMLVDPDTNEPTRIGSKTLPDGTRVRIGRKSGAVVDK from the coding sequence ATGTCGATTCGTAAAAACGACCAGGTCGTCGTCCGGGCCGGCAAGGATCGCGGCAAGCGCGGCCGCGTGCTGTCGGTCCTGCCCGAGAAGAACCGGGTGATCGTCGAGGGCGTCAACCTGATCAAGCGGCACACGCGCCCGAACCCCCAGAAGAACATCAAGGGCGGGATCGTCGAGCGCGAGGCCGCGATTCATGCCAGCAACGTGATGCTGGTCGACCCGGATACCAACGAGCCGACGCGCATCGGCAGCAAGACGCTGCCCGATGGCACGCGCGTGCGTATCGGCCGCAAGAGCGGCGCGGTGGTGGACAAATGA
- the rpsC gene encoding 30S ribosomal protein S3 yields the protein MGQKVHPYGFRIGFNKTWKSRWFATKDYANLLHEDLALKKDLKKRFQHAGVAMIEIERAARNLKINIHTSRPGIIIGRKGQEVDKLKQEIQKRTNREVFINIQEIQKPELDAQLVGESVAMQLEKRVAFRRAMRKAVESALRFGARGIKVRVSGRLNGAEIARSEWYLHGQLPLQTLRADIDYGFAEANTTYGKIGVKVWLYKGERLTPRTSREEEFGTGGGGGRDRDRDRGPRRPQGDRPGARG from the coding sequence GTGGGTCAGAAAGTTCACCCTTACGGGTTTCGGATCGGGTTCAACAAGACCTGGAAGTCGCGCTGGTTCGCGACCAAGGACTACGCCAATCTTCTGCATGAAGACCTGGCGCTGAAGAAAGATCTCAAGAAGCGGTTCCAGCATGCCGGCGTGGCGATGATCGAAATCGAGCGCGCGGCCCGCAACCTGAAGATCAACATCCACACCTCGCGGCCGGGCATCATCATCGGCCGCAAGGGGCAGGAAGTCGACAAGCTGAAGCAGGAGATCCAGAAGCGGACCAACCGCGAGGTCTTCATCAACATCCAGGAGATCCAGAAGCCGGAACTGGATGCCCAGCTGGTGGGCGAGTCGGTGGCGATGCAGCTCGAGAAGCGCGTCGCATTCCGCCGCGCCATGCGCAAGGCGGTCGAGTCGGCGCTGCGCTTCGGCGCGCGCGGCATCAAGGTGCGGGTGTCGGGCCGCCTGAACGGCGCGGAAATCGCCCGCTCGGAATGGTACCTGCACGGCCAGCTGCCGCTGCAGACGCTGCGCGCGGATATCGACTACGGGTTCGCGGAAGCCAACACCACCTACGGCAAGATTGGCGTCAAGGTGTGGCTCTACAAGGGCGAGCGGCTGACGCCGCGGACCAGCCGCGAAGAGGAATTTGGCACGGGTGGCGGCGGTGGCCGTGACCGTGATCGCGACCGTGGCCCGCGTCGTCCCCAGGGCGACCGTCCCGGAGCACGAGGCTAA
- the rpsJ gene encoding 30S ribosomal protein S10: MLGDKIRIRLKAYDARVLDQSTGEIVETAKRTGARLAGPIPLPTEINKWTVLRSPHVDKKSREQFEVRTHKRLIDIFEPTPQTVDALMKLDLPAGVDVEIKAFGKEHGK, translated from the coding sequence ATGCTGGGCGACAAGATTCGAATTCGACTGAAGGCCTACGACGCGCGGGTGCTCGACCAGAGCACCGGCGAGATCGTGGAAACGGCCAAGCGCACCGGCGCGCGGCTGGCGGGTCCCATCCCGCTGCCGACCGAAATCAACAAGTGGACGGTGCTCCGTTCGCCGCACGTGGACAAGAAGTCGCGCGAGCAGTTCGAGGTCCGAACGCACAAGCGCCTGATCGATATCTTCGAGCCAACGCCGCAGACGGTTGACGCCCTCATGAAGCTGGATCTGCCGGCGGGTGTCGATGTTGAAATCAAGGCGTTCGGCAAGGAACACGGAAAGTAG
- the rplF gene encoding 50S ribosomal protein L6, whose protein sequence is MSRIGKKPITIPKGVTIKVDGAAVDVKGPKGQLTQPLPPGVTAAVEDGSLVTKKISDDKQLDKFHGLARSLVNNAVLGVTDGWKRELDIVGVGYRAEMKGQQVHLALGYSHPVVFDIPKGIDVVIEKQTHITVTGVDRQLVGQVAANLRRLRKPDPYQQKGVRYTGEVLKKKAGKTGA, encoded by the coding sequence ATGTCACGAATTGGAAAGAAACCGATCACGATCCCGAAAGGGGTGACCATCAAGGTCGACGGCGCGGCCGTTGACGTGAAGGGCCCCAAGGGACAGCTCACGCAGCCGCTGCCGCCCGGCGTTACCGCCGCGGTGGAAGACGGCAGCCTCGTCACGAAGAAGATCTCGGACGACAAGCAGCTCGACAAGTTCCACGGCCTGGCGCGCAGCCTGGTCAACAACGCCGTGCTCGGCGTGACCGACGGCTGGAAGCGCGAGCTCGACATCGTCGGCGTCGGCTACCGCGCGGAGATGAAGGGCCAGCAGGTGCATCTCGCCCTGGGCTATTCGCATCCGGTGGTGTTCGACATCCCGAAGGGGATCGACGTGGTCATCGAGAAGCAGACGCACATCACCGTGACGGGCGTCGATCGGCAGCTGGTCGGCCAGGTGGCCGCCAACCTGCGTCGCCTGCGCAAGCCCGACCCGTATCAGCAGAAGGGCGTGCGTTACACCGGTGAAGTGTTGAAGAAGAAGGCCGGAAAGACCGGAGCGTAG
- the rplR gene encoding 50S ribosomal protein L18 → MQIKTKEDRRDRIKFRIRKKMAGTSEKPRLSVFRSVSHIYVQVIDDRTGQTVASASSIDAVVKGQMPKGVAGGNLKGAELVGTAIAERLKEKGITKVVFDRNGFLYHGRVRAVAEAARTAGLEF, encoded by the coding sequence ATGCAGATCAAAACCAAGGAAGACCGCCGCGACCGGATCAAGTTCCGGATTCGCAAGAAAATGGCCGGCACGTCCGAGAAGCCGCGCCTGAGCGTGTTTCGCAGCGTGTCGCACATCTACGTGCAGGTGATCGACGACCGCACCGGCCAGACCGTGGCCTCGGCGTCGAGCATCGATGCCGTGGTGAAGGGGCAGATGCCGAAGGGCGTCGCCGGCGGCAACCTCAAGGGCGCCGAGTTGGTGGGCACCGCGATCGCCGAGCGGCTGAAGGAAAAGGGCATCACCAAGGTGGTGTTCGATCGGAACGGGTTCCTGTACCACGGGCGCGTGCGCGCCGTGGCCGAGGCCGCCCGTACCGCGGGCCTCGAGTTTTAG
- the rplD gene encoding 50S ribosomal protein L4 has product MTIDVVNAENKKVGSVELKDEVFGGRVKTDLIHESVVRLNAAERRGTHKTKNRANVSGSGKKPWRQKGTGRARVGEIRNPLWRGGGTVFGPQPRSYEYQLPKKVEKGALRAALMEKLQSGNVIIVDALTASEVKTKAAAGVLKAIGVTGKALLIDARLDENFAMAVRNLARVTLVQSNLVTARDVANTRQVVMTTAAMEKLEAALSERASAARS; this is encoded by the coding sequence ATGACGATTGATGTAGTGAACGCGGAAAACAAGAAGGTTGGCTCGGTCGAGCTCAAGGACGAAGTCTTTGGCGGCCGCGTCAAGACCGACCTCATCCACGAGTCGGTGGTGCGGTTGAACGCGGCGGAACGCCGTGGCACGCACAAGACCAAGAACCGTGCGAATGTCAGCGGCAGCGGCAAGAAGCCCTGGCGCCAGAAGGGCACCGGCCGTGCCCGGGTCGGCGAAATCCGCAACCCGCTGTGGCGTGGCGGCGGCACCGTGTTCGGCCCCCAGCCGCGCAGCTACGAGTACCAGCTGCCGAAGAAGGTCGAGAAGGGCGCGCTGCGCGCGGCCCTGATGGAGAAGCTGCAGTCGGGCAACGTGATCATCGTCGACGCGCTGACCGCCTCGGAAGTCAAGACCAAGGCCGCCGCCGGCGTGCTCAAGGCGATTGGCGTCACCGGCAAGGCGTTGTTGATCGATGCCCGCCTCGACGAGAACTTCGCGATGGCGGTGCGCAATCTCGCCCGCGTCACGCTGGTGCAGAGCAACCTGGTCACCGCTCGTGACGTGGCCAACACCCGCCAGGTCGTGATGACGACCGCGGCGATGGAAAAGCTGGAGGCGGCCCTGAGCGAGCGCGCGAGCGCCGCGCGCTCGTAA
- the rplB gene encoding 50S ribosomal protein L2, which translates to MPIRKYKPTTPGRRQMTVLVFDEITTDKPHGPLTENLHTTGGRNSTGEQTIWWRGGGHKRLYRIIDFKRDKTGIPGKVATIEYDPNRSARIALINYADGEKRYILQPMGLKVGDAIIAGPNVDILNGNCLPLKNIPQGTMVHNVELKPGKGGQMARSAGASVQVVAKEGDYVSVKMPSGEIRKIYQDCLATIGQVGNIDHENVSIGKAGRSRWMGKRPHVRGVAMNPVDHPLGGGEGKTSGGRHPVTPWGVPTKGYKTRRPQPSDKFIVQRRSK; encoded by the coding sequence ATGCCGATCCGTAAATACAAACCGACTACGCCGGGCCGTCGCCAAATGACGGTGCTCGTGTTCGACGAGATCACGACCGACAAGCCGCACGGGCCGCTGACCGAGAACCTGCACACCACGGGTGGCCGCAACAGCACGGGCGAGCAGACCATTTGGTGGCGCGGCGGCGGTCACAAGCGCCTCTACCGCATCATCGACTTCAAGCGCGACAAGACCGGCATTCCCGGCAAGGTCGCGACGATCGAGTACGACCCCAACCGGTCGGCCCGGATCGCCTTGATCAATTACGCCGACGGCGAGAAGCGCTACATCCTGCAGCCGATGGGGCTGAAGGTGGGTGACGCGATCATCGCCGGGCCGAACGTCGACATCCTGAATGGCAATTGCCTGCCGCTCAAGAACATCCCGCAGGGCACGATGGTCCACAACGTGGAGCTCAAGCCCGGCAAGGGCGGCCAGATGGCGCGCAGCGCCGGGGCCAGCGTGCAGGTGGTGGCCAAGGAAGGCGACTACGTCTCGGTGAAGATGCCGTCGGGTGAAATCCGCAAGATTTACCAGGACTGCCTGGCGACGATCGGCCAGGTTGGCAACATCGATCACGAGAACGTTTCGATCGGCAAGGCCGGCCGCAGCCGCTGGATGGGCAAGCGCCCGCACGTGCGTGGCGTGGCCATGAACCCGGTCGATCACCCGCTCGGTGGTGGTGAAGGCAAGACCTCGGGTGGCCGTCACCCGGTGACGCCGTGGGGCGTGCCGACCAAGGGTTACAAGACGCGCCGGCCGCAGCCGAGCGACAAGTTCATCGTTCAACGCCGCAGTAAATAA
- the rpmC gene encoding 50S ribosomal protein L29, with the protein MKTAELRDMDVESLRAKTQEIDDQLFRMRIQKSMGQLEAPGKMKTVRRERARILTILKEKAK; encoded by the coding sequence ATGAAGACCGCTGAACTGAGAGACATGGACGTTGAGTCACTGCGCGCCAAGACGCAGGAGATCGACGATCAGTTGTTCCGCATGCGGATCCAGAAGTCGATGGGCCAGCTGGAGGCCCCCGGCAAGATGAAGACGGTGCGCCGCGAGCGCGCCCGCATCCTGACGATTCTGAAAGAGAAGGCGAAATAG
- the rplP gene encoding 50S ribosomal protein L16: MLMPKKVKYRKQQRGRMRGKAWRGSDVSFGDFGLKALEPCWLTDRQIEAARVAMTRFVKRGGKVWVRVFPDKPITKKPQETRMGKGKGAPEGWVCVIKPGRILFEMNGVPAAEARRAFELAGAKLPIMTKFATRFAEEKA; the protein is encoded by the coding sequence ATGTTGATGCCGAAGAAGGTCAAGTACCGGAAGCAGCAGCGCGGCCGCATGCGCGGCAAGGCGTGGCGCGGCTCCGACGTGTCGTTCGGCGACTTCGGGCTGAAGGCCCTGGAGCCGTGCTGGCTGACGGACCGCCAGATCGAGGCGGCCCGCGTCGCGATGACCCGGTTCGTCAAGCGCGGCGGCAAGGTGTGGGTGCGGGTGTTCCCCGACAAGCCGATCACCAAGAAGCCGCAGGAAACCCGCATGGGTAAGGGCAAGGGCGCGCCCGAGGGCTGGGTCTGCGTGATCAAGCCGGGCCGCATCCTGTTCGAGATGAACGGCGTGCCGGCGGCCGAAGCCCGCCGCGCGTTCGAACTGGCCGGCGCGAAGCTGCCGATCATGACCAAGTTCGCGACGCGGTTTGCCGAGGAGAAAGCGTGA
- the rpsS gene encoding 30S ribosomal protein S19 translates to MSRSLKKGPFVDTHLLEKVEAMNRASEKKVVKTWSRRSTVVPEMVGHTLAVHNGKKFVPVYLTENMVGHKLGEFSPTRVFKGHSARTDKSSSPAPGGAPSAPAGKG, encoded by the coding sequence ATGAGCCGCTCACTCAAAAAAGGCCCGTTCGTCGACACGCACCTGCTCGAAAAGGTCGAGGCGATGAACCGCGCCAGCGAAAAGAAGGTCGTCAAGACCTGGTCGCGCCGCTCCACCGTGGTTCCCGAAATGGTCGGGCACACGCTGGCGGTGCACAACGGCAAGAAGTTCGTGCCGGTGTATCTCACCGAGAACATGGTCGGCCACAAGCTCGGCGAGTTCTCGCCGACCCGCGTGTTCAAGGGGCACTCGGCTCGCACCGACAAGTCGTCGTCGCCGGCTCCTGGCGGCGCGCCGTCGGCACCAGCAGGGAAGGGCTAA
- the rpsH gene encoding 30S ribosomal protein S8: protein MTDPIADMLTRIRNAVTARHARVEMPASKLKSEIARILQDEGYISGFKMVETPAERPGKAPRQQMRMFLKYGPGGEKAISGISRVSRPGRRVYAGSGEVPSVLGGLGVTILTTSRGVMTGRAARQAGVGGEILCNVW from the coding sequence ATGACAGATCCGATTGCCGACATGCTGACAAGGATCCGCAACGCCGTCACGGCGCGCCACGCGCGCGTCGAGATGCCGGCTTCCAAGCTGAAGTCCGAGATTGCGCGGATCCTGCAGGACGAGGGGTATATCTCGGGGTTCAAGATGGTGGAGACGCCGGCTGAACGTCCGGGCAAGGCGCCGCGCCAGCAGATGCGGATGTTCCTGAAGTACGGACCCGGCGGCGAGAAGGCGATTTCGGGCATCTCGCGCGTCAGCCGTCCGGGCCGCCGCGTCTATGCCGGGAGCGGCGAGGTGCCGTCGGTGCTCGGCGGGCTCGGCGTGACCATCCTGACGACCTCGCGCGGAGTGATGACGGGCCGCGCCGCCAGGCAGGCTGGCGTCGGTGGCGAAATCCTCTGCAACGTTTGGTAA
- the rplE gene encoding 50S ribosomal protein L5 — MSKAKAATSETTLRLRDKYRADVIPALQKEFGYKNVMAVPKVTKVVVNMGLGEATQNAKVVDTGAEELGKITGQKAAVRKAKKSIAQFKVRQGQPIGAMVTLRGDRMYEFLDRLISIALPRVRDFRGVSPKGFDGRGNYTLGLKDQLIFLEIDYLKVDKGRGMNVSVVTTAKTDEEARKLLQLMGMPFRNAGSN; from the coding sequence ATGAGCAAGGCGAAGGCAGCAACCAGCGAGACGACCCTCCGGCTGCGCGACAAGTACCGCGCCGACGTGATTCCCGCGCTCCAGAAGGAGTTCGGCTACAAGAACGTGATGGCGGTGCCCAAGGTCACCAAGGTGGTGGTCAACATGGGCCTCGGCGAGGCGACCCAGAACGCCAAGGTCGTCGACACCGGCGCCGAAGAGCTCGGCAAGATCACCGGCCAGAAGGCCGCCGTGCGCAAGGCGAAGAAGTCGATCGCCCAGTTCAAGGTGCGCCAGGGCCAGCCGATCGGCGCCATGGTCACCCTGCGCGGCGACCGGATGTACGAGTTCCTCGACCGGCTGATCAGCATCGCGTTGCCGCGCGTCCGCGACTTCCGCGGCGTGTCGCCGAAGGGCTTCGACGGCCGCGGCAACTACACGCTCGGCCTCAAGGACCAGTTGATCTTCCTCGAGATCGACTATCTCAAGGTGGACAAGGGCCGCGGCATGAACGTGAGCGTGGTCACGACCGCCAAGACCGACGAAGAAGCCCGCAAGCTGCTGCAGCTGATGGGCATGCCGTTCCGGAACGCAGGGAGCAACTAG
- the rpsQ gene encoding 30S ribosomal protein S17 has translation MAGKAEVQGVVVSDKMQKSCIVATERRVQHGLYGKMQKRTSRFVAHDENNEAKLGDTVVIAESRPLSKRKRWALVRVVEKATQV, from the coding sequence ATGGCGGGCAAAGCGGAAGTCCAGGGCGTGGTGGTCAGCGACAAGATGCAGAAGAGCTGCATTGTCGCCACCGAACGGCGCGTGCAGCACGGCCTCTACGGCAAGATGCAGAAGCGCACGTCGCGATTCGTCGCGCACGATGAGAACAACGAAGCGAAGCTCGGTGACACCGTGGTGATCGCCGAGTCGCGGCCGCTCAGCAAGCGCAAGCGCTGGGCGCTGGTGCGGGTCGTCGAGAAGGCCACGCAGGTTTAG
- a CDS encoding type Z 30S ribosomal protein S14 has product MATSAKKARELKTLKFKVRHRNRCRRCGRSRAYMRKFALCRLCFRELALTGDVAGVTKSSW; this is encoded by the coding sequence GTGGCGACAAGCGCGAAGAAAGCACGCGAATTAAAGACCCTGAAGTTCAAGGTGCGTCACCGCAACCGCTGCCGCCGGTGCGGCCGGTCGCGCGCCTACATGCGCAAGTTCGCGCTGTGCCGTTTGTGTTTCCGCGAGCTCGCCCTGACCGGGGACGTGGCTGGCGTGACCAAGAGCAGCTGGTAG
- the fusA gene encoding elongation factor G — protein sequence MARSAPLERTRNIGIMAHIDAGKTTTTERILFYTGITYKIGEVHEGTAVMDWMEQEQERGITITSAATTCFWKEHRINIIDTPGHVDFTVEVERSLRVLDGAVAVFDAVSGVEPQSETVWRQADRYRVPRICFVNKMDRIGADFKETLSQIGSKLQGNAVAIQLPIGAEDKFRGVVDLVQMKALVYKDETMGADYDVIEIPADMLEEAKAYHEKLVEKASEADDKLLEKYLGGETISPDELKAALRKRCISSVRDEEAPFVPVICGTAFKNKGVQPMLDAVLDYLPSPLDIPPVTGIDPDSKDENKIERSADDKEPFSALAFKIMTDPFVGQLTFFRVYSGTLTSGSSVINSTKGRTERIGRLLKMHANKREEIKEVNAGDIAAAVGLKSVTTGDTLCDEKKPIILEKMVFPEPVISLAVEPKTKADQEKLGQGMAKLMAEDPTFRVNTDEQTGQVIIRGMGELHLEIIVDRLKREFGVEASVGKPQVAYKETLTKPAEGHGLFKRQTGGRGQFGDAWIRLFPLEPGSGYQFENMTVGGSVPREFVKPIDQGIQEALTRGVLAGYPIDDVRIELFDGSYHDVDSSEMAFKIAGSLAFQDAAKKAGAVLMEPVMRVEVVCPKDNLGDVMGDLASRRGRIQSQEDRGGTQIISARVPLSDMFGYATDLRSRTQGRATYSMFFERYEQAPRNVSEEVIARVQGTK from the coding sequence ATGGCTCGCTCAGCACCACTCGAACGCACGCGGAACATCGGCATCATGGCCCACATTGATGCCGGCAAGACCACGACGACTGAACGGATCCTGTTCTATACCGGCATCACGTACAAGATCGGCGAAGTGCACGAAGGCACCGCCGTCATGGACTGGATGGAGCAGGAGCAGGAACGCGGCATCACCATCACGTCGGCCGCGACGACCTGCTTCTGGAAGGAACACCGGATCAACATCATCGACACGCCCGGCCACGTCGACTTCACGGTTGAAGTCGAGCGCTCGCTGCGCGTCCTCGACGGTGCCGTCGCCGTGTTCGACGCCGTGTCGGGTGTCGAGCCGCAGTCGGAAACGGTGTGGCGCCAGGCCGACCGCTATCGCGTGCCGCGCATCTGCTTCGTCAACAAGATGGACCGCATCGGCGCGGACTTCAAGGAGACGCTGTCGCAGATTGGCTCGAAGCTGCAGGGCAACGCCGTCGCGATCCAGTTGCCGATTGGCGCCGAAGACAAGTTCCGCGGCGTGGTCGACCTGGTCCAGATGAAGGCGCTCGTCTACAAGGACGAGACCATGGGCGCCGACTACGACGTGATCGAGATTCCGGCCGACATGCTGGAAGAGGCCAAGGCCTATCACGAGAAGCTGGTCGAAAAGGCCAGCGAGGCCGACGACAAGCTGCTCGAGAAATACCTCGGCGGCGAGACGATTAGCCCCGACGAACTGAAGGCCGCCCTCCGCAAGCGTTGCATCTCGTCGGTGCGCGATGAAGAGGCGCCGTTCGTGCCGGTGATTTGCGGCACCGCCTTCAAGAACAAGGGCGTGCAGCCCATGCTCGACGCGGTGCTCGATTACCTGCCGTCGCCGCTCGACATTCCGCCGGTCACCGGCATCGACCCCGACTCGAAGGACGAGAACAAGATCGAGCGGTCGGCCGACGACAAGGAGCCGTTCTCGGCACTGGCGTTCAAGATCATGACCGACCCGTTCGTCGGCCAGCTGACCTTTTTCCGCGTCTACTCGGGCACGCTGACCTCGGGCTCCTCGGTGATCAACTCCACCAAGGGCCGCACCGAGCGCATTGGCCGGCTGCTGAAGATGCACGCCAACAAGCGTGAAGAGATCAAGGAAGTCAACGCCGGCGACATCGCCGCCGCCGTCGGCCTGAAGTCGGTCACCACCGGCGACACGTTGTGCGACGAGAAGAAGCCGATCATTCTCGAGAAGATGGTCTTCCCGGAGCCGGTCATCTCGCTTGCGGTCGAGCCGAAGACCAAGGCCGACCAGGAAAAGCTCGGCCAGGGCATGGCCAAGCTGATGGCCGAGGACCCGACCTTCCGCGTCAACACCGACGAGCAGACCGGCCAGGTCATCATCCGCGGCATGGGCGAACTGCACCTCGAAATCATCGTCGACCGCCTCAAGCGCGAGTTCGGCGTCGAGGCGAGCGTCGGCAAGCCGCAGGTCGCCTACAAGGAAACCCTCACCAAGCCGGCCGAAGGCCACGGCTTGTTCAAGCGCCAGACCGGCGGCCGCGGCCAGTTCGGCGACGCGTGGATTCGCCTGTTCCCGCTCGAGCCCGGTTCGGGCTACCAGTTCGAGAACATGACGGTCGGCGGCTCGGTGCCGCGCGAATTCGTCAAGCCGATCGACCAGGGCATCCAGGAAGCGCTCACGCGTGGCGTGCTCGCCGGCTACCCGATCGACGATGTCCGCATCGAGCTGTTCGATGGTTCGTACCACGACGTCGACTCGTCGGAAATGGCGTTCAAGATTGCCGGTTCGCTGGCGTTCCAGGACGCCGCCAAGAAGGCCGGCGCCGTGCTGATGGAACCGGTGATGCGCGTCGAAGTGGTCTGCCCGAAGGACAACCTCGGCGACGTGATGGGCGACCTGGCGTCGCGCCGCGGCCGCATCCAGTCGCAGGAAGACCGCGGCGGCACGCAGATCATCTCCGCCCGGGTGCCGCTGAGCGACATGTTCGGGTATGCCACCGACCTCCGGTCGCGCACGCAGGGGCGCGCCACCTATTCGATGTTCTTCGAGCGCTACGAGCAGGCGCCGCGCAACGTGAGCGAAGAAGTGATTGCGCGCGTGCAGGGCACGAAGTAA